One genomic segment of Marinitoga piezophila KA3 includes these proteins:
- a CDS encoding DUF362 domain-containing protein, giving the protein MDVYLKQCTDYTNAEEVLLPLLEKYKDLFSKNDRVLVKPNMLSPNHVGSGITTNPKIVEIVLKFLLSLGTKPFVGDSPATGNAISVAKANGVYEICKELDIPIVELDDPVEVDGENFRGFKVSRKVLEADKIVNIAKLKTHVQMIMTLAVKNTFGCIVGKEKSAWHFRAKTNTNFANVLIDIHNIVNPTLNIIDGIEGMEGNGPANGKKKKFNVIGISESAYALDHAIIKSLKIKEKYVYIIKEAARRNLIPDYNLISNWNAPGIKLPLTTPIFETVTNITRVFERVPKINKDKCVECKICESRCPAEAINIDNDKYIDYSKCIRCYVCHEVCPQDAIKLVRKIF; this is encoded by the coding sequence ATGGATGTCTATTTAAAGCAATGTACCGATTATACAAATGCTGAAGAAGTTTTGCTTCCATTGTTGGAAAAATATAAAGACTTATTTTCAAAGAATGACAGAGTTCTTGTTAAACCAAATATGTTGTCTCCTAATCATGTTGGAAGCGGTATTACAACTAATCCGAAAATTGTAGAAATTGTTTTAAAGTTTTTATTATCTCTTGGAACAAAGCCTTTTGTTGGTGATAGCCCTGCTACAGGAAATGCAATATCTGTTGCAAAGGCTAATGGCGTCTACGAAATTTGTAAAGAACTTGATATTCCTATTGTAGAATTAGATGATCCTGTGGAGGTAGATGGAGAAAATTTCAGGGGATTTAAGGTTTCGAGAAAGGTTTTAGAGGCAGATAAAATAGTAAATATTGCTAAATTAAAGACACACGTTCAAATGATAATGACATTAGCAGTAAAAAATACATTTGGCTGTATTGTTGGCAAGGAAAAGTCTGCATGGCATTTCAGGGCAAAAACAAATACCAATTTTGCCAATGTTTTAATAGATATACATAATATAGTTAATCCAACATTAAATATAATAGATGGTATAGAAGGAATGGAAGGTAACGGACCGGCAAATGGTAAAAAGAAGAAATTTAATGTGATAGGCATTTCAGAAAGTGCTTATGCACTTGATCATGCAATTATAAAATCATTAAAAATAAAAGAAAAATATGTTTATATTATAAAAGAAGCTGCAAGAAGAAATTTAATACCTGACTATAACCTTATATCTAATTGGAATGCGCCAGGAATAAAACTTCCTCTTACAACACCTATTTTTGAAACTGTAACCAATATAACAAGAGTTTTTGAAAGAGTTCCAAAAATCAATAAAGATAAATGTGTTGAATGTAAAATTTGTGAAAGCAGATGCCCTGCTGAGGCTATAAATATTGATAACGATAAGTATATAGATTATTCAAAGTGTATAAGATGTTATGTTTGTCATGAAGTATGCCCTCAAGATGCAATAAAATTAGTTAGAAAAATATTTTAA